The proteins below are encoded in one region of Longimicrobium sp.:
- the secE gene encoding preprotein translocase subunit SecE, with product MAETTRTTTLDFFREVREQVQKVTWPDVAQLKSSTGVIVVFMLLVSLVIFVMDYGIRTVLALVTSLFAGG from the coding sequence ATGGCTGAGACGACCCGCACCACCACGCTGGACTTCTTCCGCGAAGTCCGCGAGCAGGTACAGAAGGTGACCTGGCCCGACGTGGCCCAGCTGAAGAGCTCCACCGGCGTGATCGTGGTGTTCATGCTGCTGGTGTCGCTCGTCATCTTCGTGATGGACTACGGGATCCGCACGGTGCTGGCGCTCGTCACC
- the rpmG gene encoding 50S ribosomal protein L33: MRDKVILACTECKERNYHTTKNKRKHPERVEYRKYCPRCNKHQPHKETK, encoded by the coding sequence ATGCGCGACAAGGTCATCCTCGCCTGCACCGAGTGCAAGGAGAGGAACTACCACACCACCAAGAACAAGCGGAAGCACCCCGAGCGGGTCGAGTACCGCAAGTACTGCCCGCGGTGCAACAAGCATCAGCCGCACAAGGAGACCAAGTAA